A genome region from Cognatishimia activa includes the following:
- a CDS encoding Crp/Fnr family transcriptional regulator, translated as MLPTPFNSLDEQELSVSHLSKGDYVFRQGDPTKGLFFVISGEVCLMRVTEAGNHVTIYNARANDTFAEASIYSETYHCDAVCLSSSEIVQISKKAVRVRQRKDAAFSEALTKRMALQVQSYRQLLTFNAVKSASDRVYLAVTSGMLSGPVTQFASQIGLTKEACYRALRDLTGNGMLIKTGRGRYIPSRRNDDRKN; from the coding sequence ATGTTACCTACGCCGTTCAACTCTTTAGATGAGCAAGAGCTCTCAGTTTCACACCTTTCAAAGGGCGATTATGTGTTTAGGCAAGGCGATCCAACAAAGGGATTGTTCTTCGTCATTTCCGGTGAAGTCTGTTTGATGCGTGTAACAGAGGCAGGAAACCATGTGACCATCTACAATGCTCGTGCAAATGATACCTTTGCCGAAGCGTCAATCTACTCTGAGACGTACCACTGCGATGCGGTTTGCCTGTCATCTTCGGAGATCGTTCAGATTTCAAAGAAAGCCGTTCGAGTTAGACAGCGGAAAGATGCTGCGTTCTCTGAGGCCCTTACAAAACGAATGGCATTGCAAGTACAGAGCTACCGCCAACTCCTGACGTTTAATGCGGTAAAGTCTGCGAGTGATCGGGTTTATCTGGCAGTCACATCGGGAATGCTAAGTGGCCCAGTTACCCAATTTGCCAGTCAAATCGGACTAACGAAAGAGGCTTGCTATCGCGCCCTGAGAGATTTGACCGGAAACGGTATGCTGATCAAAACGGGTCGAGGCAGATACATCCCTTCGCGTCGGAACGATGATCGTAAAAATTAG
- a CDS encoding multicopper oxidase family protein, whose protein sequence is MNPTRRQVLGGLAASSAVLALPARAVGTTALTAQVADMQLLPQEYGRTTIWGFGGTMPGPEIRVAQGSRVQRHLINDLPQATSIHWHGIRIDNAMDGASGLTQDAVEPGAAFDYDFIAPDAGTYWYHAHNRSFEQVARGLYGALIVEEPSPPDVDAEDVLVLDDWLVDPATGQIDSAFESPHDRSHAGRNGNFIATNGVSGLAKTARKNERRRLRIINAANARLFQLRLEGLDGWVVALDGMPLSQPKKIGKSFILGPAQRADVFVDVTADVGSSAYLLAILDGEAWPQVRYDVTGQSAKAKRNMPKPLPENSHQRVKLEGATSLSLNMEGGAMGSLRAATFNGERLNFRQLVREGQFWAFNGAIGTMNNPPLAKLSQGENVRLRIHNDTAFPHAMHLHGMHFHEVTEDGRLGPLRDTTLLFGDQTREIAFVADNPGQWLLHCHMLSHAASGMMTRIEVA, encoded by the coding sequence ATGAACCCGACACGGAGACAGGTGCTTGGCGGATTGGCCGCGAGCAGCGCCGTTCTCGCGTTGCCTGCTCGGGCAGTGGGCACAACCGCTCTGACAGCGCAGGTTGCGGATATGCAGCTTTTGCCCCAAGAGTACGGGCGGACGACGATTTGGGGATTTGGCGGCACCATGCCCGGCCCTGAAATCCGTGTCGCGCAAGGCAGCCGGGTACAGCGACATTTGATCAATGACTTGCCGCAGGCAACGTCGATCCACTGGCACGGAATTCGCATCGACAACGCGATGGACGGGGCCAGCGGATTGACACAGGACGCCGTTGAACCGGGTGCCGCCTTTGATTACGACTTCATCGCGCCAGATGCTGGCACCTACTGGTATCACGCGCACAATCGGTCATTTGAGCAAGTGGCGCGTGGCCTGTACGGCGCTTTGATCGTAGAAGAACCTTCCCCGCCCGATGTAGATGCAGAAGACGTGCTTGTGCTGGACGACTGGCTGGTCGATCCGGCCACTGGCCAGATTGATAGCGCCTTTGAATCGCCGCATGACCGCAGCCATGCAGGTCGAAACGGAAACTTCATTGCAACCAACGGGGTGTCAGGTCTCGCGAAGACTGCACGCAAAAACGAGCGTCGGCGTCTGAGGATTATCAATGCGGCAAATGCCCGGCTCTTTCAATTGCGGTTGGAAGGACTTGATGGTTGGGTCGTCGCGCTAGACGGGATGCCCCTGTCCCAACCCAAGAAAATTGGAAAGTCCTTTATTCTGGGCCCTGCACAACGCGCAGATGTTTTTGTGGATGTGACCGCTGATGTGGGATCATCTGCATACCTTCTTGCAATTCTGGATGGGGAAGCATGGCCGCAAGTTCGCTATGATGTGACCGGTCAATCGGCCAAGGCCAAACGAAATATGCCCAAACCGCTCCCGGAAAATTCGCATCAGAGGGTGAAACTTGAAGGGGCCACGTCGCTTTCCTTGAACATGGAAGGCGGCGCAATGGGAAGTCTTAGAGCCGCAACGTTTAACGGCGAGCGACTGAATTTCCGCCAGTTGGTTCGGGAAGGCCAGTTTTGGGCATTCAACGGTGCCATTGGGACAATGAACAATCCGCCGCTTGCCAAGCTCAGTCAGGGAGAAAACGTTCGACTGCGGATTCACAACGACACAGCTTTTCCTCATGCAATGCATCTGCACGGCATGCATTTCCATGAGGTCACCGAGGACGGTCGTTTGGGCCCGTTGCGAGACACGACCTTGTTGTTTGGAGACCAGACGCGGGAGATCGCCTTTGTCGCAGACAATCCGGGCCAGTGGCTTTTGCATTGTCATATGTTGTCGCATGCAGCGTCCGGCATGATGACCCGTATCGAGGTTGCCTGA
- a CDS encoding c-type cytochrome: MRRLFLGTGAIAVSAAIGFVVLTVWPIGATPSPELANLTGDVNRGAYLARASGCIACHTNPEGGAPLAGGVELDTPFGTVYSPNLTTDPEQGIGNWTIEQFAVAVRQGISPAGEPYYPAFTYSFYADFTDQEVADLWAAFQTLPAVETPSRAPEMAFPFNQRAGLKLWRALFQFDPLTEPVEGKSDSWNRGKWLVEGATHCAACHTTRNLLGGRKVATAKFAGSDMLPGGGKAPPIDTTSLVQEGWDAGSLAYALKTGITPSGDAFGNAMGEVVLFGTQFLSTEDLDAMAEYLMDQP, encoded by the coding sequence ATGCGTCGCCTGTTTTTGGGCACCGGAGCGATTGCCGTCTCGGCGGCAATCGGTTTCGTGGTGCTGACCGTCTGGCCTATAGGAGCCACACCGTCACCTGAGCTCGCCAATCTGACAGGCGATGTGAACAGGGGAGCCTACCTCGCCCGGGCCTCCGGTTGCATCGCCTGCCATACAAATCCGGAGGGTGGCGCGCCGCTGGCTGGTGGTGTTGAACTCGATACACCATTTGGCACGGTCTATTCGCCAAACCTGACCACCGATCCTGAGCAAGGCATCGGCAACTGGACGATTGAGCAGTTCGCCGTTGCGGTGCGGCAAGGTATTTCGCCCGCGGGAGAGCCTTATTATCCCGCATTTACTTATTCCTTTTACGCGGATTTCACTGATCAAGAGGTTGCCGATCTCTGGGCTGCGTTTCAGACACTTCCTGCTGTTGAAACCCCATCGCGCGCGCCGGAGATGGCGTTTCCGTTCAATCAACGTGCGGGTTTGAAGTTGTGGCGTGCGCTGTTTCAATTCGACCCGCTAACAGAACCAGTTGAAGGCAAAAGCGACAGCTGGAATCGGGGCAAATGGTTGGTCGAGGGAGCGACGCACTGTGCTGCGTGCCACACCACCCGCAATCTGCTGGGCGGACGAAAGGTCGCAACAGCAAAGTTTGCAGGGTCTGATATGCTGCCCGGTGGGGGAAAGGCACCTCCGATTGACACCACGTCGCTTGTACAAGAGGGCTGGGACGCCGGAAGTCTGGCATACGCTCTGAAGACCGGTATTACACCGTCTGGCGACGCATTCGGCAACGCGATGGGGGAGGTTGTTCTTTTTGGAACTCAATTCCTGTCAACCGAAGATCTGGACGCTATGGCCGAATATCTAATGGACCAACCGTGA
- a CDS encoding c-type cytochrome, with translation MRYSVVIFIMAVAAGGAWFWSGPEQLSARAAGSGAGDIVAGEQIYAEYCAACHGANLEGQENWRSSGADGRLPAPPHDETGHTWHHPDSLLFDYTKLGGKALMATKGIEFDSGMPGFADQLTDAEIHNVLAYIKSTWPERIQKIQAERSEAEEQQD, from the coding sequence ATGCGCTACTCGGTGGTCATTTTCATAATGGCCGTCGCAGCGGGCGGTGCTTGGTTCTGGTCCGGACCAGAACAACTTTCAGCACGTGCGGCAGGTAGCGGTGCAGGGGATATCGTTGCGGGTGAACAGATTTATGCTGAGTATTGCGCTGCCTGTCATGGCGCAAACCTTGAAGGACAGGAGAATTGGCGTAGCTCCGGCGCGGATGGACGATTGCCTGCGCCACCGCATGATGAGACCGGTCACACTTGGCACCATCCGGACAGTCTGCTCTTTGACTATACTAAACTCGGCGGCAAAGCTTTGATGGCGACGAAGGGCATTGAGTTCGATAGCGGAATGCCCGGCTTTGCCGACCAGCTGACAGACGCCGAAATTCACAACGTTCTGGCCTACATCAAATCGACGTGGCCGGAGCGCATTCAGAAAATTCAGGCCGAACGCTCAGAGGCCGAAGAACAACAGGATTGA
- a CDS encoding response regulator → MYWQMMEPKSYIIVVDDHPEIRDSVARYLKRNGMEVATAQNAAEMNFQIRARTPDLIVLDVMMPGESGLTACARLRETTSIPVLLLTALDSDADLLKGFENGADDYIAKPFNPPELLARIKAILRRTNTAANKNDLAGQKVLLGGATYDVDARVIEREDGRMEVLTSGEAMLLLALIENARVTLSRDDLLLKTTGRLPGPFDRTIDNQVSRLRKKIEPDVLRPRLIATVRNGGYVLSCDVEILP, encoded by the coding sequence ATGTATTGGCAAATGATGGAACCTAAATCGTACATAATAGTCGTAGACGATCATCCCGAGATCCGTGACTCCGTCGCGCGGTACCTAAAACGCAATGGAATGGAGGTGGCAACCGCACAAAACGCTGCTGAGATGAATTTTCAAATAAGGGCTAGAACGCCTGATTTGATCGTTCTGGATGTGATGATGCCGGGCGAGAGTGGGCTAACTGCCTGTGCACGTTTGCGAGAAACGACGTCAATTCCGGTGCTGCTTTTGACGGCCTTGGACAGTGATGCCGACTTACTGAAAGGTTTTGAAAACGGTGCGGATGACTACATTGCAAAACCGTTCAATCCGCCTGAGCTATTGGCTCGCATAAAAGCGATATTACGGCGTACAAACACAGCGGCTAACAAAAACGATCTGGCAGGTCAAAAGGTGCTCCTAGGCGGAGCCACATATGATGTTGACGCACGCGTGATTGAGCGAGAGGACGGTCGCATGGAAGTATTGACCTCTGGTGAAGCGATGCTGCTTCTCGCATTGATCGAAAATGCGAGAGTTACCTTGAGCCGTGACGACTTGTTGCTCAAAACGACAGGCAGATTACCGGGCCCTTTCGATCGCACCATTGACAATCAGGTCAGTCGATTGCGCAAGAAGATCGAACCTGACGTTCTACGTCCGCGGTTGATCGCAACAGTCCGAAACGGAGGCTACGTATTGTCCTGTGATGTCGAGATACTTCCATGA
- a CDS encoding class D beta-lactamase yields MKVVLLAKTLGLLLPIALISLALATRASTEPEDVGHVVEDAGGQIENVAVIVQRQSDGQVWSSNLERAHQRFSPASTSKIPHTLIALEQGYAKPETNFSWDGVPRSVRAWNQDHSLATAFKDSVVWVYQEIARTAGRSALAEALEDFRYGNSSVGSINQLTTYWLDNTLQISAVEQVGFLSRLAQEKLELSGDTYTAIKGMMVSEARENWVLRSKTGWWHSKSAMDIGWFVGWLECSGETYVFALNMDMPDTRFLLMRKTIVYAILEHIDAFNCD; encoded by the coding sequence ATGAAAGTTGTGCTGCTTGCGAAAACACTTGGTTTATTGCTGCCTATTGCATTGATCTCGCTTGCCCTTGCCACCAGAGCGTCTACCGAACCAGAGGATGTAGGGCACGTTGTAGAAGATGCAGGCGGTCAGATTGAAAACGTGGCAGTCATCGTTCAACGCCAATCAGATGGACAGGTGTGGTCGAGCAACCTTGAACGTGCTCATCAGCGCTTCTCGCCTGCCTCCACGTCGAAGATCCCACACACGTTGATCGCGCTGGAACAAGGATATGCGAAGCCAGAGACGAACTTTTCTTGGGACGGAGTGCCCAGGAGTGTCAGAGCTTGGAACCAAGACCACTCTTTAGCAACGGCGTTCAAGGACTCTGTGGTGTGGGTTTACCAAGAAATTGCTCGAACTGCCGGTCGCAGCGCGTTGGCCGAAGCGCTAGAAGATTTCAGGTACGGAAACAGCAGTGTAGGGTCAATAAATCAGCTCACAACTTATTGGCTCGACAATACACTTCAAATCTCTGCCGTCGAACAAGTGGGGTTCCTATCGAGACTTGCTCAAGAAAAGCTTGAGCTTTCGGGCGACACATACACGGCGATAAAAGGTATGATGGTAAGTGAGGCCAGAGAGAATTGGGTTTTGCGATCCAAAACAGGGTGGTGGCATAGCAAAAGCGCAATGGACATTGGATGGTTCGTCGGATGGTTAGAATGCTCTGGCGAGACATACGTATTCGCTCTGAACATGGACATGCCAGATACCAGGTTTCTCTTAATGAGAAAAACCATCGTCTATGCAATCTTGGAGCACATTGACGCTTTCAACTGTGATTGA
- a CDS encoding ATP-binding protein, with protein sequence MKQFSLSLRVQLVLLVGAAFLVGQALSLVFFADERSSAVQAALGAEAASRAANVALLIESAPSELHQQIVMAASSPLVRFEIGPVAQVMDGEHHEDAAVEARIRALLNDSFSRAIRVEVHEIDGIVLPVPNLTPELAEMHADMMRGTLAALELEISIALSGGNWLNVATRFERPPWQLSSATFLSVLLSAGLGALAVFWFVIARLTRPLTALKQATEALGRGGQVVPLTPAGPPEVKALTQAFNVMQDRLHKFVADRTMMLAALAHDLRSPLTAMRVQSAMVDDVETQASIVRSTEEMSEMVESTLAYARGVGTEEAVEDVLLSEIMERAGARPEDWPNGLVVAARKTAVIRALRNLIENAQRYGSVAEVHWSVTGSDLAICVKDNGPGIPEEQIEQVLEPYVRLEQSRSRETGGAGLGLSIARSVFLAHGGTLALSNRQAGGLCACATLPGAVVSQQTSELSLSLQNDTQHHEAEVLSHPR encoded by the coding sequence ATGAAGCAGTTCAGTCTCTCTTTGCGCGTTCAACTTGTGCTTCTAGTTGGGGCAGCTTTTCTGGTTGGCCAAGCACTAAGCCTTGTGTTCTTCGCAGACGAACGATCTTCAGCGGTGCAAGCTGCGTTGGGAGCAGAGGCAGCGAGTCGTGCCGCAAATGTTGCTCTCCTGATAGAGAGCGCGCCATCTGAATTACATCAGCAAATTGTCATGGCCGCGAGTTCCCCGTTGGTGCGTTTCGAAATTGGGCCAGTTGCACAGGTGATGGATGGAGAACATCATGAGGATGCGGCGGTTGAGGCCCGTATTCGCGCATTATTGAACGACAGTTTCAGCCGAGCCATAAGGGTGGAAGTTCATGAAATTGATGGGATCGTCCTGCCAGTTCCAAATCTAACTCCGGAATTGGCGGAGATGCACGCCGATATGATGCGCGGTACACTTGCGGCGCTTGAGCTCGAAATCTCCATCGCCCTTTCCGGTGGAAATTGGTTGAATGTGGCAACGCGTTTTGAAAGGCCGCCATGGCAGCTATCGTCTGCCACGTTTTTATCGGTTCTGCTGTCTGCCGGGCTGGGCGCACTTGCTGTATTTTGGTTTGTCATCGCTCGGTTGACACGACCACTGACGGCCTTGAAGCAGGCGACGGAAGCGTTAGGACGTGGAGGCCAGGTTGTGCCGCTCACCCCTGCCGGGCCACCAGAGGTGAAGGCGCTGACGCAAGCTTTCAATGTGATGCAGGATCGGTTGCATAAGTTTGTTGCGGATCGAACCATGATGCTGGCGGCCCTGGCGCATGATTTGCGATCTCCGCTTACGGCGATGCGGGTCCAATCTGCTATGGTCGATGACGTCGAGACTCAGGCAAGTATTGTGCGTTCGACAGAAGAAATGTCCGAAATGGTCGAGTCGACACTTGCTTACGCGCGTGGGGTTGGAACCGAAGAGGCCGTGGAGGACGTATTGCTTTCTGAAATAATGGAACGCGCAGGCGCGCGACCAGAAGACTGGCCCAACGGATTAGTGGTCGCAGCACGCAAAACGGCTGTTATTCGCGCGCTGCGCAATCTGATTGAGAATGCTCAGCGATACGGCAGTGTCGCCGAAGTACACTGGTCTGTCACGGGCAGCGACCTCGCAATCTGTGTGAAGGACAATGGTCCGGGAATTCCAGAAGAGCAGATCGAACAGGTGCTTGAGCCCTATGTGCGACTAGAGCAAAGCCGTTCTCGTGAAACAGGTGGGGCGGGGCTCGGTCTTTCCATCGCACGAAGCGTTTTCCTAGCGCACGGTGGCACACTTGCTTTGTCAAATCGGCAGGCTGGTGGACTCTGTGCGTGTGCAACGCTTCCGGGCGCTGTGGTGTCGCAACAAACTAGCGAGCTATCGCTGTCGTTACAAAATGATACGCAACACCACGAAGCCGAAGTGTTAAGCCATCCTCGATGA
- a CDS encoding L,D-transpeptidase, whose translation MTEPPKSISRRSLLVATATALAAPSVVLAQSSGNGGVRRNVSSFVLHDWQDHFESIGKGILLSDTNTRVLQHWTADGKMRVYPTSVPLTDELTKRGYTTVVEKRKNPSWRPTPSMRERNPEWPLVIEGGAPENPLGTRALYLSWTYYRIHGTQDTRKIGRRSSNGCIGLFNEQIEEVYERTPIGTQVKLI comes from the coding sequence ATGACCGAACCGCCCAAATCTATCAGCCGACGAAGTCTACTCGTTGCGACGGCAACGGCGCTCGCTGCGCCTTCGGTGGTTCTGGCACAGTCTAGTGGAAATGGTGGGGTGCGGCGCAACGTGTCGTCTTTTGTTTTGCACGATTGGCAGGACCATTTTGAAAGCATCGGCAAGGGAATCTTGCTCTCAGATACAAATACGAGAGTTTTGCAGCACTGGACTGCGGATGGCAAAATGAGAGTATACCCAACGTCGGTGCCATTGACAGATGAACTGACCAAACGGGGCTATACAACTGTCGTCGAGAAGCGGAAAAATCCCAGTTGGCGTCCTACACCATCGATGCGCGAACGAAACCCGGAGTGGCCCTTGGTAATAGAGGGCGGAGCGCCCGAAAACCCCTTGGGCACGCGAGCGCTTTACTTGTCCTGGACCTATTACCGTATCCACGGAACACAGGACACCCGCAAGATCGGGCGCCGGTCGTCAAACGGGTGTATTGGGCTCTTTAACGAACAGATTGAGGAAGTATATGAACGGACTCCTATTGGCACGCAGGTGAAATTGATTTGA
- a CDS encoding DsbA family protein: MKLAKLAPFAIYAAALIPLSAYADDKSDERIKELVYEAILENPQIIMEAVRLLEERQQQDQAAAAATVLKAERDRLEQDPNAIVLANPDGDVTVVEFFDYNCPYCRRVMPQVDALVEQDANVRLVYREWPILGEGSVFAARAALAAREQGKYEEFHVAMMRMQGRAEEASVLRIARDVGLDIDQLRRDMDAPEVDEHIQTSMELTRALGFNGTPSFVIGDALIPGFVEADVLIEQVAAVREAKNQ; this comes from the coding sequence ATGAAGCTTGCCAAACTCGCCCCTTTCGCAATCTACGCAGCCGCGCTGATTCCTCTATCAGCATATGCTGATGACAAGTCAGACGAACGGATCAAGGAACTGGTCTATGAAGCCATCCTCGAAAATCCGCAGATCATCATGGAGGCAGTGCGCTTACTGGAAGAGCGCCAGCAACAGGATCAGGCCGCCGCCGCTGCCACTGTTCTGAAGGCTGAACGAGATAGGTTGGAACAAGACCCCAATGCCATCGTGCTGGCCAACCCTGACGGCGATGTCACGGTGGTAGAATTCTTTGACTATAACTGTCCCTATTGCCGCCGCGTCATGCCGCAGGTCGATGCGCTTGTTGAACAGGACGCAAACGTGCGTCTGGTCTATCGTGAATGGCCCATTCTGGGGGAGGGTAGCGTATTTGCTGCGCGCGCGGCTTTGGCCGCCCGTGAACAGGGAAAATATGAAGAATTTCACGTCGCAATGATGAGAATGCAGGGCCGGGCCGAAGAGGCCAGCGTGCTGCGGATCGCGCGCGACGTCGGGCTCGATATTGACCAGTTACGCCGTGACATGGACGCCCCTGAGGTGGATGAACATATCCAGACCTCGATGGAGTTGACTCGCGCGTTGGGCTTTAACGGAACGCCCTCCTTTGTCATCGGAGATGCCCTGATCCCGGGGTTTGTTGAGGCAGACGTTTTGATCGAGCAGGTTGCAGCGGTCCGGGAGGCCAAGAACCAGTAG
- a CDS encoding L,D-transpeptidase has translation MEFRRNQRHWQMSSLSRRSVFGVLLAVAAAPQFAFAHKNQFPDRFLPQLVNSGRRDWEAGSVHVVPDDYFLYFMLNDGLAIRYGVGVGRKGLYKSGTFTVARKAKWPWWRPTNAMIRREPHKYARYKNGLKGGPNNPLGARAIYLYDEAGRDTYLRIHGTNEPRTIGSAVSNGCARLTNEHVKDLYERVEISAKVHLHPKG, from the coding sequence ATGGAATTCAGAAGAAACCAGCGACATTGGCAAATGAGCTCTCTTAGTAGACGATCTGTTTTCGGGGTCTTGCTTGCAGTCGCTGCTGCACCGCAATTTGCATTTGCACACAAGAATCAATTTCCCGACCGTTTTCTTCCTCAGTTGGTCAACTCGGGTCGACGGGATTGGGAGGCTGGTTCAGTTCACGTGGTACCAGATGATTACTTCCTCTACTTTATGTTAAATGACGGTTTGGCAATCCGCTACGGTGTCGGGGTCGGGCGCAAAGGGTTGTACAAATCGGGGACGTTTACGGTCGCACGGAAAGCAAAATGGCCTTGGTGGAGGCCCACAAATGCCATGATACGAAGAGAGCCACACAAGTACGCGCGATACAAAAATGGCCTGAAAGGCGGACCAAATAATCCGTTGGGTGCGAGGGCGATCTACCTATACGATGAGGCCGGTCGCGACACGTATCTACGTATTCATGGTACTAATGAGCCTCGAACCATTGGCTCCGCTGTCTCCAATGGTTGCGCGAGACTTACGAATGAACACGTGAAAGACCTTTACGAAAGGGTAGAAATTAGTGCCAAAGTTCACCTCCACCCTAAGGGCTAG
- a CDS encoding c-type cytochrome yields the protein MSKAGLFVGSVLVAGIAVFGYQLMNPSQPAGHSMTPPDLSGIEDGAPIATVAIPVSFSENAVIGQRIFEAKCADCHGANAAGQKGVAPPLVHKIYEPSHHSDMAFIMAAKNGVRAHHWDFGNMPQIEGITDGEVKLVAIYVRELQRENGIN from the coding sequence ATGAGCAAAGCAGGATTGTTCGTGGGCTCCGTCTTGGTGGCGGGTATCGCGGTGTTTGGCTACCAACTGATGAACCCGTCGCAGCCGGCGGGGCATTCGATGACGCCTCCGGATCTAAGTGGAATAGAAGATGGTGCGCCTATTGCCACGGTCGCCATTCCAGTGAGCTTTTCGGAGAATGCTGTTATTGGACAACGTATTTTTGAGGCAAAATGCGCCGACTGCCATGGTGCCAACGCCGCAGGTCAAAAGGGTGTCGCACCTCCCTTGGTTCACAAGATTTACGAGCCTTCGCATCATTCCGACATGGCATTCATAATGGCGGCGAAGAACGGAGTACGAGCGCATCATTGGGATTTTGGAAACATGCCTCAGATCGAGGGCATCACAGATGGTGAAGTGAAGCTTGTGGCCATATACGTTCGCGAATTGCAGCGCGAGAATGGGATCAATTGA
- a CDS encoding c-type cytochrome, producing the protein MKTTNVTLVLLASITAGVALAHSGATGVVKERMDGMAAMQKAVKAVTPIMRGQVEYDADAVRSFAAAVEMHSGEAMTKLFPEGTGGKPSEAKDQVWSDWEEFESLAMNLETLGKTLSEAANNGLAVQASGGTSGSMMGTGNMMGSGTMMGGNSAMGGMMGQSSDGMMDADMLASMPADMLFTRISQTCSACHSKYRLESN; encoded by the coding sequence ATGAAAACGACAAACGTAACTCTGGTCCTGTTGGCCAGTATAACTGCCGGTGTAGCACTGGCACACAGCGGTGCGACTGGCGTCGTAAAGGAGAGAATGGACGGTATGGCGGCCATGCAGAAAGCTGTGAAAGCCGTGACACCGATCATGCGCGGGCAAGTCGAATATGATGCGGATGCGGTGCGCTCTTTTGCTGCTGCGGTAGAAATGCACTCAGGCGAAGCCATGACCAAGCTGTTTCCGGAGGGAACCGGGGGCAAACCCTCGGAGGCCAAAGATCAAGTCTGGTCCGATTGGGAAGAATTTGAGTCTCTGGCAATGAACCTCGAAACCCTCGGCAAAACTCTGTCGGAGGCTGCGAACAACGGATTGGCCGTACAGGCGTCCGGCGGAACCAGCGGGTCCATGATGGGAACGGGAAACATGATGGGTTCGGGAACCATGATGGGAGGGAACTCGGCAATGGGCGGCATGATGGGTCAATCAAGTGACGGCATGATGGATGCCGACATGTTGGCCTCCATGCCCGCTGATATGCTTTTCACCCGGATTAGCCAGACCTGTTCAGCCTGCCATTCCAAGTACCGGCTGGAGTCGAACTGA
- a CDS encoding multicopper oxidase family protein encodes MKWTRRETLGGGLAALSAAGMPTFAATRSYTLRPEPIMASVGGMRQELLGFNGSWPGPELRAGQGDHMRVRVENGLQDGVLVHWHGLRLPNRMDGVSVLTQDVIPPDASHDYRFPVPDAGTFWYHSHYVSYDQVSRGLFGPLIIDEQQPPDVDHDITVQLFDMLTDDSGVYDEDTGAEQFAATGRIGNVMTAIVSRETVQRGDRVRLRLINPSIDRVYSLRINGIEGKIVALDGMPLEQPQPFEDIILAPGQRCDVIGDVSDAIAFADDDIGQTLGQIAAQGQRQRRTTAIPALPPNPMPQPKGREVKARLVMQGGAGGGKHDGFGTWALNDVSGLPREPLLNVRRGTTARISLYNATAFDHVMHLHGHHFWENSETGQPGDYRDGTFVRAGEARDILCVLDNPGNWMLHCHMLSHQADGMATWIRVA; translated from the coding sequence ATGAAATGGACCCGGCGAGAAACGCTAGGTGGCGGTCTGGCGGCGCTGTCGGCCGCAGGCATGCCCACGTTTGCGGCGACACGTAGTTACACTCTGCGCCCGGAACCGATCATGGCTTCTGTGGGTGGGATGCGGCAGGAACTGCTGGGATTCAACGGGTCTTGGCCAGGTCCGGAGCTGCGTGCGGGGCAGGGCGACCACATGCGCGTCCGCGTTGAGAACGGCCTGCAGGATGGTGTTCTGGTGCATTGGCATGGGCTCCGGTTACCAAACCGAATGGATGGCGTAAGCGTGCTGACGCAAGATGTGATCCCGCCGGATGCGAGCCACGACTATCGTTTCCCCGTGCCGGATGCGGGCACGTTTTGGTACCATTCGCACTACGTGTCGTACGATCAGGTCAGCCGCGGCCTTTTTGGTCCGCTCATCATTGATGAACAGCAGCCACCGGATGTCGATCATGACATAACGGTCCAGTTATTTGATATGTTGACCGACGACAGCGGAGTGTACGACGAGGATACAGGTGCCGAACAGTTTGCGGCAACTGGCAGAATCGGAAATGTGATGACGGCAATTGTCAGCCGGGAAACGGTCCAGCGTGGTGATCGGGTGCGGTTGCGGCTGATAAATCCGTCAATTGACCGCGTCTATAGCCTGCGCATCAATGGTATCGAAGGCAAGATTGTTGCCCTTGATGGTATGCCTCTCGAACAGCCGCAACCGTTCGAGGATATCATTCTGGCGCCGGGGCAGCGCTGCGACGTGATTGGTGACGTTTCAGACGCGATTGCGTTTGCCGATGACGACATCGGACAAACCTTGGGGCAGATCGCAGCGCAAGGCCAACGGCAGCGCAGGACAACTGCCATTCCTGCACTTCCTCCAAACCCGATGCCCCAGCCAAAGGGCCGCGAAGTCAAAGCGCGGCTTGTCATGCAAGGTGGTGCCGGAGGTGGAAAGCATGACGGTTTCGGGACTTGGGCGCTGAATGATGTGTCCGGGCTGCCGCGTGAGCCGCTACTCAATGTGCGGCGGGGAACAACCGCCCGGATTTCGTTATACAACGCCACGGCCTTCGACCATGTCATGCATTTGCACGGCCATCACTTCTGGGAAAATTCGGAGACAGGCCAACCGGGGGATTACAGAGACGGAACCTTCGTGCGTGCAGGCGAGGCGCGCGACATTCTGTGTGTCCTGGACAACCCGGGCAACTGGATGCTTCACTGTCACATGCTCAGCCATCAAGCGGATGGGATGGCGACATGGATCCGCGTTGCATGA